The segment TAAGTTAAAGAGTATGAtcaacttataaaaatatagcgTACTATAGGATGACGGGATATAGTAGCTACATAATCAGTTCCCTGACGTAGGATAATAGAAAGAAACTAATTTCGGTTGGGTTGACCTAATTAAAAGATATTCATTAATTAATATGCTCAGACGCAAGGAGAGAGGCAGAGAGTCGAGAGCCATCCCGTAATAGATAAAGTTGCAGAAAGCTTTAGAATCTGAACTTgcaaagaaaactaaaaatatgaGAGCAATATCTtccttcagttttttttttttctaatgatttGGGGTTATGAAGGTTATAAACTTGTGAAAATATAAGaggcaaaaaaataataaaaaaaggatGGATGTGCTTAGTATATAAATAAGGGAGCAGATAAAAAGGGCCAACAAAAGGCCCATATTGACGATAAAaggaaaggaaagaaaagaagaaatctTATCCGGAGAAGTGAGAGTCATAAACCCCTTATCCTCTTTCCATCTCCTTCCTTCTCTTATATCAAAAAAATCATTACATACTTTACTAACTACTACTAGAGAACAAAAAGTTCACAATATCAAATGTCGATGATTCATCAGGGCTGTCACTGAAAATCATTATCTGCCTCTCTTCAAaccctttatatttttaaaaaataaaatctggaAATGGCGGCATCGTTAGCCTCACTGCCTACGTTTAGTTTGGTGAATGCGTCGAGAAGGAGAATCGAGTCTTATGACTCCAAAAAACGCATCGGAGTTGTTCGTTGTTGTTCCTCAGGCGACATTCAGCAGCAGGTTCTCtttcttccctttttttttgtcaatccTATGGGTTTTTGGGAATTCACTGTCAAACTTTGATtcaaaatcatcatcatcatcatcattgtgATTGTGATTGTGATTGTGGTGGTGGGTGCGCAGAGAGGGAGATTATTGAGAGAAACTGCGATTTCATTAGCTTTATCGTTGGGTTTGATAGCTGGAGGAGTAGTCCCTTCCATTGCTTCCCCTCCCTATGCCAATGCCAATgccgctgctgctgctgctgctgctgctgctgcttacGCCGTAGCAAACCCAGCGATTCCAGAGGTGTCGGTGTTGATATCAGGGCCTCCCATCAAGGACCCAGGAGCTCTGTTGAGATATGCATTGCCTATCGACAACAAAGCCATCAGAGAAGTTCAGAAGCCTCTCGAGGATATCACTGACAGCCTCAAGATTTCTGGCCTCAAGGCCCTCGATTCTGTTGAACGTGTCGGTACCCCctctttttttactttatattttctgaTAAAACATACCATCAGTGATTTTgcctctttttttcttctgtagAATGTGAGGCAAGCAAATAGATCACTTCAGCAAGGGAAAAGCATGATTGTGTCTGGTTTTGCTGACTCCAAGAAGGATCACGGTAACCAACTGATTCAACAGTTGGAAGCTGGTATGCAAGACATGCTTCAGATTGTGGAAGATCGGAAGAGAGATGCGGTTTCTCCTAAACAGAAAGAGATTCTCCAATTTGTTGGCGGGTGAGAGAATTTTAAGTCAAAGCCAAATCAATGGTGGTTTTGGATATTAGTaaaaaaaggggggggggggggggtttatTTTGGCTCTCATTTAGACCCTTCCTTCTTCATTGACTGCAGCTGAGATCTTCCTGTCCTGTCGCGCTCTCTGCAGAATTGAAGAGGATATGGTCGATGGCTTCCCTTATCAAGTCCCTGATGAGTACCGTAACATGCCTCTTCTCAAAGGAAGAGCCACTCTCGACATGAAAGTCAAGATCAAGGACAACCCTAACCTCCAGGATTGTGTCTTCCGTATTGTCCTCGATGGTTACAACGCCCCTGTTACCGCCGGGAACTTTGTCGACTTGGTGGAGCGCCATTTCTACGATGGCATGGAGATCCAGAGATGTAAGACATCAATCTTGCCTACCTcacaaatatgtatatatggGAAATGTTTGTTGATCAAcgtatgtttatttatttatttatttgggcAGCTGATGGGTTTGTGGTACAAACGGGAGATCCAGAGGGTCCTGCGGAAGGATTTATAGATCCAAGCACTGAGAAAGTGAGGACTGTTCCTCTTGAGATTATGGTGGCTGGCAAGAAGACTCCTTTTTACGGCTCTACCCTTGAAGTACCTCACCCTTCTCCCAAACATGTATATACTCATATTCacaataatagtaattttaacATTTGTTCATATGGTTGGACAGGAATTGGGTCTGTACAAGGCTCAGGTTATGCTTCCTTTCAACGCATTTGGAACAATGGCTATGGCTAGAGAAGTCAGacttctttctcttccttcacatttgaatatttatatatatattctatattcTAATTATATGTAATGAAAAACAGGAGTTTGAGAATGACTCGGGATCGAGCCAAGTGTTTTGGCTGCTGAAAGAGAGTGAGCTGACCCCAAGCAATTCCAACATCTTGGACGGTCGTTACGCTGTCTTCGGTTACGTTACTCAGAATGAAGATTTTCTGGCTGATCTTAAAGTCGGTGATGTCATTGAGTCCATTCAAGTTGTCTCCGGTTTAGACAATCTCGTCAACCCCAGTTACAAAATCGCCGGATAGTTGCCAAAACTTTATCGTTAATTTCCCTTTTTATCtgttcaagttttttttaatctttgtgagagagagagagaaattataaatgtgtattttcCGCCTATGAATACTATTGTAACTtgtctattttcttttttcgtttAAGCTTCGAATTATTGATATGTTCATACTATACTTCAAAGTTCAAACAAAGGAAGAGCACTAGTTTACCTATGTATAATTAACGTTAGACTGTTAGTAGTTACGTTTTGTGTCATGTGTGCATGTAACGTATGAAATTGTTCGATGTACGACATTCATCCTCCAAAATGGGGGAAATAAAACAATACACACAGCTTACTagctatatataaattaataaatccCATATGGCATATACTATAAACTAAATTACCCAATAACTAACTtgtattaaaagaaaatttctctAGTTTCAAAATAAGAAAAGTTAATACTAGTAGTGAGACGTGTGACATGataatatcatatcatatcatggGCCTCGGTGTCGCCGGAAACAGAAACAGCCTTGTTGTTGATCCGGAGGAATCATTCCTCCGCCCTTTGAAGTATCGATAGCCTCTAACATCGCCACCGCTTCCTCCATCTCCGGCCGCTTATCCGGATTCGCATCCCAACATCTCTTCATCACGTTCGCCAGCGCACTCGGACAACATCTCGGTATCTCCGGTCTCAAATTCTAATTAAAACCAAATATACATAATGTATTCttttagataataataaaatgattgaaaaaaataaaagaactatGGAAAGGGTAGAAAAGTAATTTAAAAGGACCTGGCGGACGACGGCGGAGGTGACTTCGGAAAAACTGAGGTCGGGATAAGGCATGTCGCAGCAGTATATTTCCCAAAGACATATCCCGAAGCTGTACACATCGCACTTTCTGTTGTATGGACTCCCATTCAacaccttttaaaaaaaaaaattcatttagtTCATCACTATCATATTAATAACATCATAAAATGAAGATATAATTATACCTCCGGAGCCATGTAGCCCAAGGTTCCGGTCTCACCGGTCATGTCATTAGGGTTGGAGGCCTCCAGACGCGCCACCCCAAAATCTGCAATCTTTAACGTGCGAGACTTGTCTAAAAGCATGTTCTCCGTTTTCACGTCTCTATGCACTATCTTCTGCGAGTGCAAGTAACTCAACCTagtaataataatcaaataaataaattattttaagagAATTATATTAACTATGCaataaaatcataaaccaaatttATGTTATGTAATAGTAATATAATATACCCTCGAGCTAGATCAAGGGAGAGTTGGATAACGACTTTGAAGGCGAGTTTGCGGCGGCGACTTCTGATGAGGAAAGACTTTAGAGCACCGCCGGGGCAATACTCTACGACGACGCAACAAACATTACTCGGCATTCCCATGTGACCATTTTCCGTCTGAATGCTCAGCTCCGATGTCCCCATTGCCGCTCCTATGAACTGTTACATATTTCCATTCACacacaaagaaaacaaattacgCACGCCAATTATTACTATCTTAATTTAATTCATTGCTGACGTAACTTTGTAGTATTAAACAGAGACATAAACGTATACCTACTTTATATATAGATGTGCATGTGGGTGTAGGAGCTTGGAACGAATATTTACTTGGATTCGGTTAAATTGAAAGACTATATATTAGCAACTCGATATTACGCTCCGGTTTCAGTATTAGTTTCCGTTTTGATATTGGATTATTTGTTCAAGTATCCACCACTATAACGAGACATATATAGGGCATAAGATGGTAAGTGGGTACCTTGGTGACATTAGGATGGTCGAGCTTATGCCAAACAGCAACTTCTTGAGTGAAAGCAGCTCTTAGCGAAGCTATCTCCGCGTCTGACCTGTGTCCCTCTTCTCCCCAGTCTAGTAGTttcactgttttttttaatttaataataatatctttatttattaCCGATATTTAATTTCACACATAAGTtcatttctttgtttttctattttaattgtGTGATAAAGAAAAAGGGAGGGGAAGAACTGCAGAGCTTAATTTCAATGACACTAGTGCATGTTTTATTTACTTAATCGCTTGATTAATAAATctaaaagagaaataaatatatatatagaataaaaaataaatcgagagagagagagagagagagaggttgtACCGGCCACATCTTGACCATCATAGATACCACGGTGAACAGTACCGAAAGTACCTCTAGCAATCACACTTTTGACAATAAGCTTCGAAGGATCAATCTCCCACTCTCTCCTCGACCTCCCCACCTCTGTGGTTAACTTGTGATTGTTGTTGTAGTTGTTATTATATCCACCAACACCGAGAAGCGGTCTCTGAAACACAAGCTGACGATGTCCAAAGTTGTTTtggttatatttataattatcaGCGTTATCTTCACCATCACTCGAGCTCTTCCTCTTCTCCATCGTCCGTGCTCTGCTTAAGTGTCTCTGCAATTGCTCGTCCAAACTCTTTAAATCTATCTGATCCGCTCTCACGTATCCTCCTCCGCCActctcctccttctccttcattTTCTCCGGCAATACCAAATCCTAGTTTACAAGAGATTcgaaaattgttttatttttttttgcttagattattttattgtatttcatGGATGCATGGGTTTGTGAATTATGATCCGAGTGCTAAGGAGTTGAACCAAAAAAGGTAGAAAACGGGGAAGTTGTGTTTGTGTTTATTGCAACAAACAACTAAAGAAGAGACTCATCACTCTCTCTTGCATTCGCTCTTCTTATCTGTGATGAGACTTCTCTGAATACTTCATACTCAGCTTTCTTTTAAGACAAACAAACGTTTACACGTGACCACATGGGGTGTCTCAAAA is part of the Raphanus sativus cultivar WK10039 chromosome 5, ASM80110v3, whole genome shotgun sequence genome and harbors:
- the LOC108837641 gene encoding peptidyl-prolyl cis-trans isomerase CYP38, chloroplastic gives rise to the protein MAASLASLPTFSLVNASRRRIESYDSKKRIGVVRCCSSGDIQQQRGRLLRETAISLALSLGLIAGGVVPSIASPPYANANAAAAAAAAAAAYAVANPAIPEVSVLISGPPIKDPGALLRYALPIDNKAIREVQKPLEDITDSLKISGLKALDSVERNVRQANRSLQQGKSMIVSGFADSKKDHGNQLIQQLEAGMQDMLQIVEDRKRDAVSPKQKEILQFVGGIEEDMVDGFPYQVPDEYRNMPLLKGRATLDMKVKIKDNPNLQDCVFRIVLDGYNAPVTAGNFVDLVERHFYDGMEIQRSDGFVVQTGDPEGPAEGFIDPSTEKVRTVPLEIMVAGKKTPFYGSTLEELGLYKAQVMLPFNAFGTMAMAREEFENDSGSSQVFWLLKESELTPSNSNILDGRYAVFGYVTQNEDFLADLKVGDVIESIQVVSGLDNLVNPSYKIAG
- the LOC130512554 gene encoding serine/threonine-protein kinase STY13-like, whose translation is MKEKEESGGGGYVRADQIDLKSLDEQLQRHLSRARTMEKRKSSSDGEDNADNYKYNQNNFGHRQLVFQRPLLGVGGYNNNYNNNHKLTTEVGRSRREWEIDPSKLIVKSVIARGTFGTVHRGIYDGQDVAVKLLDWGEEGHRSDAEIASLRAAFTQEVAVWHKLDHPNVTKFIGAAMGTSELSIQTENGHMGMPSNVCCVVVEYCPGGALKSFLIRSRRRKLAFKVVIQLSLDLARGLSYLHSQKIVHRDVKTENMLLDKSRTLKIADFGVARLEASNPNDMTGETGTLGYMAPEVLNGSPYNRKCDVYSFGICLWEIYCCDMPYPDLSFSEVTSAVVRQNLRPEIPRCCPSALANVMKRCWDANPDKRPEMEEAVAMLEAIDTSKGGGMIPPDQQQGCFCFRRHRGP